A portion of the Burkholderiales bacterium genome contains these proteins:
- a CDS encoding shikimate dehydrogenase — MINGLTLLLPHIGYPTGSFKAPMIYNPWFERRGVNAVVVPMAVVADDFVSVMRAMAHVRNVRGALITMPHKVAVVELLAERSKAVEIAGSCNAVLRRDDGTFAGDNFDGTGFARGLARKGFRVAGSRCLVVGSGGVGSAIAAALAADGASSIAVSDVDAATADGLARRLRLHYPATHVAVATNDPAGYDLAVNATPLGMNPGDPLPFDVARLSTSTFVGEVVMKQEITPLLEAARARGCRYQVGTDMLFEMIPPYLEFFGFGTATPDELRAVAKVSY; from the coding sequence CCTCCTGCCGCACATCGGCTACCCGACCGGGTCGTTCAAGGCGCCGATGATCTACAACCCCTGGTTCGAGCGTCGCGGGGTGAACGCGGTCGTCGTGCCGATGGCGGTGGTCGCGGACGACTTCGTTTCGGTGATGCGGGCCATGGCGCACGTGCGCAACGTGCGCGGCGCGCTGATCACGATGCCGCACAAGGTCGCGGTCGTCGAGCTGTTGGCGGAGCGGTCGAAGGCGGTCGAAATCGCCGGGTCGTGCAACGCGGTGCTCCGCCGCGACGACGGGACCTTCGCCGGGGACAACTTCGACGGTACGGGCTTCGCGCGCGGCCTCGCGCGGAAGGGCTTCCGGGTCGCGGGATCGCGTTGCCTCGTCGTCGGATCCGGCGGAGTGGGGTCGGCGATCGCCGCGGCGCTCGCCGCGGACGGCGCGTCCTCGATCGCCGTGAGCGACGTCGATGCCGCCACCGCGGACGGACTGGCCCGGCGGCTGCGCCTCCACTATCCGGCGACCCATGTCGCGGTCGCCACGAACGACCCGGCAGGCTACGATCTCGCCGTGAACGCGACGCCGCTCGGCATGAATCCCGGCGACCCCCTGCCGTTCGACGTCGCCCGGCTCTCGACGTCGACGTTCGTCGGGGAGGTCGTGATGAAGCAGGAGATCACGCCGCTGCTCGAGGCCGCGCGCGCGCGCGGCTGCCGCTACCAGGTGGGCACCGACATGCTGTTCGAGATGATCCCGCCGTATCTCGAGTTCTTCGGCTTCGGCACCGCGACCCCCGACGAGCTGCGCGCCGTCGCGAAGGTCTCCTACTGA
- the dctP gene encoding TRAP transporter substrate-binding protein DctP, whose protein sequence is MGITIDRRTLLKAGGALAAASIVPAAFAQDKPTLRFAAVFSDKDIRADMIRMLAKDVAADATIEPFYGGTLFKQGTELVALQRDNLELGNVAPQDISKQMPAWSVLTSAYTFRDAHHVLAFFASPLGAQMKNEAETKLRIKILGPTFYGTRQVGLRPKKKINTPADLAGIKLRMPPGDAWQLLGRSLGANPTPMAYAETYTGLQTGAIDGQDNPLPNVENMKFYEVMSQIVLTSHLVAFDVLSMSLKSWNALGAAKQKNLQAATDKALAWSVQEHLKREAELAEKFKKAGLDVYVPDQAAFRAYAQKVYLASDEAKAWAPGIHDKILAVR, encoded by the coding sequence ATGGGCATCACGATTGATCGACGTACGCTGCTCAAGGCCGGCGGCGCGCTCGCTGCGGCGAGCATCGTTCCCGCTGCCTTCGCGCAGGACAAGCCGACGCTGCGCTTCGCCGCCGTCTTCTCCGACAAGGACATCCGGGCCGACATGATCCGGATGCTCGCGAAGGACGTCGCGGCCGATGCCACGATCGAGCCGTTCTACGGCGGCACGCTGTTCAAGCAGGGCACGGAACTGGTCGCGCTGCAGCGCGACAACCTGGAGCTCGGGAACGTCGCTCCGCAGGACATCAGCAAGCAGATGCCCGCCTGGTCGGTGCTGACGTCGGCCTACACGTTCCGCGACGCGCATCACGTGCTCGCGTTCTTCGCGAGCCCGCTCGGCGCGCAGATGAAGAACGAGGCCGAGACCAAGCTCAGGATCAAGATCCTCGGGCCGACGTTCTACGGCACGCGGCAGGTGGGCCTCAGGCCGAAGAAGAAGATCAACACGCCGGCCGACCTGGCGGGCATCAAGCTGCGCATGCCCCCGGGCGACGCCTGGCAGCTCCTCGGCCGCTCGCTGGGCGCCAACCCCACGCCGATGGCGTACGCGGAAACCTACACCGGTCTGCAGACGGGCGCGATCGACGGGCAGGACAATCCGCTGCCGAACGTGGAGAACATGAAGTTCTACGAGGTCATGTCGCAGATCGTGCTGACCTCGCATCTGGTCGCGTTCGACGTGCTCTCGATGAGCCTCAAGAGCTGGAACGCGCTCGGCGCCGCGAAGCAGAAGAACCTCCAGGCCGCGACGGACAAGGCGCTCGCCTGGAGCGTCCAGGAGCACCTGAAGCGGGAGGCCGAACTCGCGGAGAAGTTCAAGAAGGCCGGCCTCGACGTCTACGTTCCCGACCAGGCGGCGTTCCGCGCCTACGCCCAGAAGGTGTACCTCGCCTCCGACGAGGCGAAGGCGTGGGCGCCGGGGATCCACGACAAGATCCTCGCGGTCAGGTAA
- a CDS encoding TRAP transporter small permease subunit encodes MSIAGLVAWMRRRAENVVAALLAIMFVCFILQIVFRYFLNFPVGWTSELSVITWLYITLLGSAFWLKESEEIRFDLISDRLGPIGRRVAGFAVALCAIVLFGLALPASVDYVAFMKVESSSYLKIRLDILYSVYIVFSVAVVVRYAWALIGAVTGRATEEIDVTKTTSGL; translated from the coding sequence ATGAGCATTGCAGGTCTCGTCGCTTGGATGAGGCGGCGCGCGGAGAACGTCGTCGCGGCGCTGCTCGCGATCATGTTCGTCTGCTTCATCCTGCAGATCGTCTTCCGCTACTTCCTCAACTTCCCGGTCGGCTGGACCTCCGAGCTCTCCGTGATCACCTGGCTCTACATCACGCTGCTCGGCTCCGCGTTCTGGCTGAAGGAGAGCGAGGAGATCCGCTTCGACCTGATCTCCGACCGGCTGGGTCCGATCGGACGCCGCGTCGCCGGATTCGCGGTCGCGCTCTGCGCGATCGTCCTGTTCGGGTTGGCGCTGCCGGCCAGCGTCGACTACGTGGCGTTCATGAAGGTCGAGAGCTCGTCCTACCTCAAGATCCGCCTCGACATCCTCTATTCGGTCTACATCGTCTTCTCGGTCGCGGTCGTCGTGCGCTATGCATGGGCGCTCATCGGCGCCGTCACCGGCCGCGCGACCGAAGAGATCGACGTGACCAAGACGACCTCCGGACTATGA
- a CDS encoding TRAP transporter large permease: MNLASPFSLALIAIVGLSLAGLPVAYSMIGGSILWLFLSGQDLGTAAEQLLNGMMGSQLLLAIPLFILAAEFMNSGAIMDRLLRFCNAIVGRFRGGLAQVNVLQSIVFASMSGSALADAAGSGKIMQTLMTRDGKYTAAFAAALTCVSSVLGPIIPPSIPLVLYALISDTSIFYLFLGGVVPGILLGAVQMGLIARMAKRRNFPVEERVPLRELPRITWRATPALLMPVVLLGCLYSGVTTPTEAAAVAALYALLISAFLYRSVTPASIYHSLATCGRVTVSIGMLIAAALVLNYVITAENIPKTLTAVLQTYDLSPIAFLLLVNVLLLLLGCFLEGTTIILVILPVLLPTAASVGVDPVHFGVMAVVNIMLGLVTPPYGLLLFLMTKVADVPLRDLVREVMPFLYVMVAALMLIAFVPDLVLWLPRLFGYKG; encoded by the coding sequence ATGAACCTCGCCAGCCCGTTCTCCCTCGCGCTCATCGCCATCGTCGGCCTGAGCCTCGCGGGGCTCCCGGTCGCCTACTCGATGATCGGCGGTTCGATCCTGTGGCTCTTCCTGTCCGGACAGGACCTCGGCACGGCCGCCGAGCAGTTGCTGAACGGCATGATGGGGAGCCAGCTGCTGCTCGCCATTCCGCTGTTCATCCTCGCCGCCGAGTTCATGAACTCCGGCGCGATCATGGATCGCCTGCTGCGCTTCTGCAACGCGATCGTCGGGCGCTTCCGGGGCGGCCTCGCGCAGGTGAACGTCCTGCAGAGCATCGTGTTCGCCAGCATGTCGGGCTCGGCGCTCGCCGATGCCGCGGGCTCCGGCAAGATCATGCAGACGCTGATGACGCGCGACGGCAAGTACACCGCGGCGTTCGCCGCCGCGCTGACCTGCGTGTCGTCGGTGCTGGGGCCGATCATCCCGCCTTCGATCCCCCTCGTGCTCTACGCGCTCATCTCCGACACGTCGATCTTCTACCTGTTCCTCGGAGGCGTGGTCCCGGGCATCCTGCTCGGCGCCGTGCAGATGGGCCTGATCGCGAGGATGGCGAAGCGGCGCAACTTCCCGGTCGAGGAGAGGGTGCCGCTGCGCGAGCTGCCGCGCATCACCTGGCGCGCGACCCCGGCGCTCCTGATGCCGGTCGTCCTGCTGGGCTGCCTCTACAGCGGCGTCACGACGCCGACCGAGGCCGCCGCCGTCGCCGCCCTTTACGCGCTTCTCATCTCGGCGTTCCTCTACCGGAGCGTGACCCCGGCGAGCATCTACCATTCGCTCGCGACCTGCGGGCGGGTGACCGTGTCGATCGGCATGCTCATCGCCGCCGCGCTGGTGCTCAACTACGTCATCACCGCCGAGAACATTCCGAAGACGCTGACGGCGGTGCTGCAGACCTACGATCTGTCGCCGATCGCGTTCCTGCTGCTGGTCAACGTGCTGCTGCTCCTGCTGGGCTGCTTCCTCGAAGGGACGACGATCATCCTCGTGATCCTGCCGGTGCTGCTGCCGACCGCCGCCTCGGTCGGGGTCGACCCGGTCCATTTCGGCGTGATGGCGGTGGTCAACATCATGCTCGGCCTCGTCACTCCGCCCTACGGCCTGCTGCTGTTCCTGATGACCAAGGTCGCCGACGTGCCGCTGAGGGACCTCGTGCGCGAGGTGATGCCGTTCCTCTACGTGATGGTCGCGGCGCTCATGCTGATCGCATTCGTGCCGGACCTCGTCCTCTGGCTGCCGCGGCTGTTCGGCTACAAGGGGTGA